A genome region from Arachidicoccus soli includes the following:
- a CDS encoding EamA family transporter, whose protein sequence is MWWIYALLAALFASLTAILAKKGVTGIDSDLATAIRTAVVLVMAWAIVFFRTGFSGITTLTKQNWWFLVLSGIATGLSWLFYFRALQLGKVSQVAPVDKLSVALTIVLSVVILHEVLTLKTAIGATLIIIGTLVLIL, encoded by the coding sequence ATGTGGTGGATATATGCTTTGTTGGCTGCGCTCTTTGCTTCGCTTACGGCGATTTTAGCAAAAAAAGGTGTAACAGGAATCGATTCTGACTTAGCAACAGCTATTCGTACCGCAGTCGTTTTAGTAATGGCCTGGGCAATCGTTTTTTTTAGAACGGGATTTTCAGGCATTACTACTCTAACCAAACAAAATTGGTGGTTCCTTGTGCTCTCTGGTATTGCAACGGGCTTATCTTGGTTATTTTATTTTCGTGCATTGCAACTGGGAAAAGTGTCACAAGTAGCACCGGTAGATAAATTGAGTGTGGCCTTAACTATTGTCTTATCTGTAGTGATTCTTCACGAAGTATTGACACTTAAAACAGCGATTGGCGCGACTTTGATAATTATTGGGACTTTAGTATTGATATTGTAA
- the mgtE gene encoding magnesium transporter yields MTEELEQNLMDAQFELLLHERKGEGLIDFLNDQNISDVVELIYRYPESEADIIGNMAIHRASSVFKLLDISAQKSIVKELPSHKTAALLNELSPDDRTDFLEEVSKKVLRDLLKLMHPEEVKITLRMLGYPEDSVGRLMTPDYIYVYETDTVAEAFRIIRKNGKNSETIDVIYVINKKGELVDDFRIRDLILALPEMKISDLMDGRVISLNVKDDQEAASKIFRMNNRVALPVVDDNDILLGIVTVDDMLWVANEEYSEDMQKIGGTEALDEPYLDTSFFKLIRKRAPWLIILFLSEMLTTSAMTHFADEIQKAAVLTLFIPLVMSSGGNSGSQASTLIIQAMAVGEVTIKDWWRIMRREILSGLVLGLILGIIGFCRVSLWEFFHQIGIMSFSYGPHWMLIGTTIGCALVGIILWGSLAGSMLPIILKKAGADPAASSAPFVATLVDVTGIIIYFGTAYVLMGHLIQSGVLNVQ; encoded by the coding sequence ATGACGGAAGAATTAGAACAAAACTTGATGGATGCGCAATTTGAATTGCTACTTCATGAACGTAAGGGGGAAGGATTGATAGATTTTCTGAATGATCAGAATATCAGTGATGTAGTAGAATTGATATATCGTTATCCGGAAAGCGAAGCTGATATTATTGGTAATATGGCTATCCATCGGGCTTCCAGTGTTTTTAAGTTGTTGGATATTTCTGCCCAAAAGTCAATCGTTAAAGAACTCCCTTCTCATAAAACGGCCGCCTTGCTCAACGAGCTTTCTCCGGATGATCGTACTGATTTTCTGGAAGAGGTATCCAAAAAAGTATTACGCGATTTACTCAAATTAATGCATCCGGAAGAAGTGAAAATTACGCTTCGAATGTTGGGTTATCCGGAAGACAGTGTAGGGCGTTTAATGACACCCGATTATATTTATGTGTACGAAACCGATACCGTTGCCGAGGCTTTTCGCATTATCCGGAAAAATGGAAAAAATTCCGAGACGATTGATGTGATTTATGTGATTAATAAAAAGGGAGAATTGGTTGATGACTTTAGAATCCGTGATTTGATATTGGCATTACCTGAAATGAAAATCAGCGATTTGATGGATGGTCGTGTTATCTCGTTGAATGTAAAAGATGACCAAGAGGCAGCTTCTAAAATATTTAGAATGAACAACCGCGTGGCTTTGCCTGTGGTAGATGACAATGATATTCTTTTAGGGATTGTTACAGTGGATGATATGCTTTGGGTGGCCAACGAAGAGTATAGCGAGGATATGCAGAAAATAGGAGGTACCGAAGCTTTGGATGAACCTTATTTAGACACTTCTTTTTTTAAATTAATTCGTAAAAGAGCGCCATGGCTGATTATTTTATTCTTGAGTGAAATGTTAACTACTTCTGCAATGACGCATTTTGCAGATGAAATCCAAAAGGCGGCTGTACTTACCTTATTTATTCCATTGGTGATGTCAAGTGGTGGAAACAGTGGTTCTCAGGCATCTACATTAATTATTCAAGCGATGGCTGTAGGAGAGGTAACAATAAAAGACTGGTGGCGTATTATGCGCAGAGAAATCTTGAGTGGTTTGGTGTTGGGGTTAATTTTGGGAATTATTGGCTTCTGCCGCGTTTCTCTTTGGGAGTTTTTTCATCAGATAGGTATTATGAGTTTTAGCTACGGACCACATTGGATGTTGATAGGTACAACTATTGGTTGTGCATTGGTGGGAATTATCTTGTGGGGTTCTTTGGCTGGTTCTATGCTGCCAATCATCTTGAAAAAAGCAGGCGCCGACCCTGCTGCCTCTTCCGCTCCCTTTGTAGCTACCTTGGTTGACGTAACAGGCATTATTATTTATTTTGGAACTGCGTATGTATTGATGGGACATTTGATACAGAGTGGTGTTTTAAATGTTCAATAG
- a CDS encoding IS630 family transposase — protein MYFQDESRFGLFTKNGKALTARGVKPICPFQQVFQSTYLFGAFSPITGDKLLLELPHCNADWFQIFLDHLSNLHPNEYKIVVLDNGAFHHSKKLKIPENISLLFLPPYSPELNPAEKMWAKYKRAFTNRLHKSLEQLSIFIEEVVKNTSKDIVISTCAYSYIFEGLFWTN, from the coding sequence TTGTATTTTCAAGATGAGAGCCGTTTTGGCTTATTTACTAAAAATGGGAAAGCCCTAACCGCAAGAGGTGTCAAGCCCATCTGTCCCTTTCAACAAGTATTCCAGTCCACCTATTTATTCGGAGCGTTTTCGCCCATTACCGGCGATAAATTACTGCTGGAACTGCCCCATTGCAACGCCGATTGGTTTCAAATATTCTTAGATCATTTATCCAATCTCCATCCAAATGAATATAAAATTGTAGTATTGGATAATGGAGCTTTTCATCATTCCAAGAAATTAAAAATTCCCGAGAATATTTCACTGCTTTTTTTGCCACCTTATAGTCCGGAACTAAACCCTGCAGAAAAAATGTGGGCAAAGTATAAAAGGGCTTTTACCAATAGGCTACACAAATCATTGGAGCAACTCAGTATATTCATAGAAGAAGTGGTAAAAAATACTTCAAAAGATATCGTCATTTCTACTTGTGCATATAGCTATATTTTTGAAGGACTATTTTGGACTAATTAA
- a CDS encoding helix-turn-helix domain-containing protein has translation MSLPKQIHIVESIGELRKLQKASIPMIANRIKALIEFKKHEQKGISKRAVADNIGVNQNSVQTWRTMYINGGIEAVLNYQKQAGRPSGITKAEHKQIEAKLKDPKNGLRGYVELLDWMESEFNKTFAYNTVLKYCYRHFNSKIKVARKSHIKKDEEAVSTFKKTLVKPVKK, from the coding sequence ATGTCGTTACCCAAACAAATACATATAGTCGAAAGTATCGGAGAATTGCGCAAACTACAAAAGGCTTCGATTCCTATGATTGCCAATAGGATAAAAGCCCTAATAGAGTTTAAAAAACATGAGCAAAAAGGCATTTCCAAAAGAGCCGTAGCCGATAACATTGGCGTAAATCAAAACAGTGTGCAAACTTGGCGCACGATGTATATAAATGGAGGGATAGAAGCGGTTTTAAACTATCAAAAGCAGGCCGGCCGTCCATCAGGCATTACCAAAGCAGAGCATAAACAAATAGAAGCAAAATTAAAAGATCCTAAAAATGGCTTACGGGGCTATGTAGAGTTATTGGACTGGATGGAATCGGAATTTAATAAAACCTTTGCGTACAATACTGTTTTAAAATATTGCTATCGCCATTTTAATTCAAAGATAAAGGTAGCCCGCAAAAGTCATATCAAAAAAGACGAAGAGGCTGTGTCCACTTTTAAAAAAACTTTAGTCAAACCTGTCAAGAAATAG